A DNA window from Kitasatospora atroaurantiaca contains the following coding sequences:
- a CDS encoding peptide-N4-asparagine amidase: MRALSAAVLALAATLLTGGPAHADFGSDYHNPITAAKPLTRPDTKACTVEVMHDQQFRNGYGNPPDTPYAASLTPPADCAGPWSKVVLDLHGSVAGRQFDRLFTVRVGGYEVMMSSTPEPSQDGIEWHAERDVTRYAPVLNTPQPFEFDLPNVTDSTYTGVFHVSATFTFYTASAAWPAARTADRLLTTGAFTLTQGAPSTAKDLVFPQNLESLTAEVYARGGGACEEFAYASAPDAFVQANPGLGYCGKGPFRELRLSVDGRVAGAVWPYPVIYTGGWDPLLWRPTPGIFAFDLPAYQVDLTPYVGLLLDGRPHSVSIAVNQAESQSNDAWTGQVNLFATVDHGSARTTGGLTQYQVAPEAAVGTALTDQGGGSGRWTVTASRHDLARGWVQTSHGRVTTEVRGDLTFRSGQQLKDRGNDLTLHNGAELTWTTASWGGGPHRVHTVHESEPLEVTYRVSQDAAGNSDQRTAMDLGYHRTDTTATGAHVAAYSSVDHTLRPTAHRHNGDATVRTGSSAETYRSTDADGSYSRTITTVDGWPTP, encoded by the coding sequence GTGCGCGCCCTCTCCGCCGCCGTCCTCGCCCTCGCCGCCACGCTCCTGACCGGCGGCCCGGCGCACGCCGACTTCGGCAGCGACTACCACAACCCGATCACCGCGGCGAAGCCGCTGACCCGGCCGGACACCAAGGCCTGCACGGTCGAGGTGATGCACGACCAGCAGTTCCGCAACGGCTACGGCAACCCGCCGGACACCCCGTACGCGGCCTCGCTCACCCCGCCCGCCGACTGCGCCGGGCCCTGGTCCAAGGTCGTGCTGGACCTGCACGGAAGCGTCGCCGGGCGGCAGTTCGACCGGCTCTTCACCGTCCGGGTCGGCGGCTACGAAGTCATGATGTCCTCCACTCCCGAGCCCTCCCAGGACGGCATCGAGTGGCATGCGGAGCGCGACGTGACCCGTTACGCCCCCGTCCTGAACACCCCGCAGCCCTTCGAGTTCGACCTCCCGAACGTCACGGACAGCACCTACACCGGCGTCTTCCACGTCTCGGCGACGTTCACCTTCTACACCGCCTCGGCCGCCTGGCCGGCGGCCCGCACCGCCGACCGGCTGCTCACCACCGGCGCCTTCACCCTGACCCAGGGCGCGCCGTCCACCGCCAAGGACCTGGTCTTCCCGCAGAACCTGGAGAGCCTCACGGCCGAGGTGTACGCACGCGGCGGCGGCGCCTGCGAGGAGTTCGCGTACGCCTCCGCGCCGGACGCCTTCGTCCAGGCCAACCCGGGCCTCGGCTACTGCGGCAAGGGGCCGTTCCGCGAGCTGCGCCTCTCCGTCGACGGCCGGGTGGCCGGCGCGGTCTGGCCGTACCCGGTGATCTACACCGGCGGCTGGGACCCGCTGCTCTGGCGGCCCACTCCCGGGATCTTCGCCTTCGACCTGCCCGCGTACCAGGTGGACCTGACGCCCTACGTGGGGCTGCTGCTGGACGGCCGCCCGCACAGCGTCTCGATCGCGGTCAACCAGGCGGAGAGCCAGAGCAACGACGCCTGGACGGGCCAGGTCAACCTCTTCGCCACCGTCGACCACGGCAGTGCCCGCACCACCGGCGGGCTGACGCAGTACCAGGTCGCCCCCGAGGCGGCCGTCGGCACCGCCCTCACCGACCAGGGCGGCGGCAGCGGCCGCTGGACGGTCACCGCGAGCCGGCACGACCTGGCCCGGGGCTGGGTGCAGACCTCGCACGGCCGGGTGACCACCGAGGTGCGCGGCGACCTGACGTTCCGCTCCGGCCAGCAGCTCAAGGACCGCGGCAACGACCTGACCCTGCACAACGGCGCCGAGCTCACCTGGACGACCGCCAGCTGGGGCGGCGGCCCGCACCGGGTGCACACCGTGCACGAGAGCGAGCCGCTGGAGGTGACGTACCGGGTGAGCCAGGACGCGGCGGGGAACTCCGACCAGCGGACCGCCATGGACCTCGGCTACCACCGCACCGACACCACCGCCACCGGCGCCCACGTCGCGGCCTACTCCAGCGTCGACCACACCCTCCGCCCGACCGCCCACCGCCACAACGGCGACGCGACCGTACGGACGGGAAGCTCGGCCGAGACCTACCGCAGCACCGACGCCGACGGCAGCTACAGCCGGACCATCACCACCGTGGACGGCTGGCCCACCCCGTGA
- a CDS encoding shikimate kinase, translating into MSGRIVKPGVAPVVVLVGPPGAGKSTVGRLLAERLGVTFRDTDADIEQLAGKPIPEIFIDEGEPHFRELEVRAVRAAAETHDGVLALGGGAVMAEATRTLLKGLPVVFLEVALGDAVKRVGLDAPRPLLAVNPRAAWRELMEARRPLYLEVATAVVDTEGRPPEQVADAVLEALELKY; encoded by the coding sequence ATGAGCGGGCGAATCGTCAAGCCGGGTGTGGCGCCCGTCGTCGTGCTGGTCGGCCCGCCCGGGGCCGGCAAGAGCACGGTCGGCCGGCTGCTCGCCGAGCGCCTCGGGGTCACCTTCCGGGACACCGACGCCGATATCGAGCAGCTGGCGGGCAAGCCGATCCCCGAGATCTTCATCGACGAGGGCGAGCCGCACTTCCGCGAGCTGGAGGTGCGGGCCGTCCGCGCGGCCGCCGAGACCCACGACGGCGTGCTGGCCCTCGGCGGCGGAGCCGTGATGGCCGAGGCCACGCGCACGCTGCTCAAGGGCCTGCCGGTGGTCTTCCTCGAGGTCGCGCTGGGCGACGCCGTGAAGCGGGTCGGCCTGGACGCGCCGCGCCCGCTGCTCGCGGTCAACCCCCGCGCCGCCTGGCGGGAGCTGATGGAGGCCCGCCGCCCCCTCTACCTGGAGGTGGCCACCGCCGTCGTCGACACCGAGGGGCGCCCGCCGGAGCAGGTCGCCGACGCCGTACTCGAAGCACTGGAGCTGAAGTACTGA
- the mltG gene encoding endolytic transglycosylase MltG, with product MTDLGGGYNPRGSQPWHPGDPGYGGQQADTWQQQAQQPGPYGQQQGFPQQQNPQQQQQPWPQGPYGQQQGYPQQQNPYGQGQYGQQQGYPQQQNPQQQAWPQQQQFVQQPRPQQAMRPQAPQPQVPQPSGPGPDGIDWEAEAAALDAPRVEPEAEPELWEEEPADHVEPESDSFFGGDQDTSREAERKRKEKGKKSGRRNSGACLLVALVLLGGVGGAGWWGYGFYQTHFGPPPDYSGEGSGSVNVEIKPGSTGEAMGAALKEAGVVKSTAAFVSAFNNNPKAATIQPGAYTMHHQMSAKAAVAQLVESNGGNALVIPEGKKAVDIYTAIDTKLKLQKGTTANVAKDQAAGLGLPAYANGNLEGFLYPTRYSVTDGMKPEDLLKQMVANANQHYQDLKLDEGARKIGLKSGYEVLIEASILQAEGNNSADFGKMARAMSNRLNTNAGPPKGTWGRLELDTTLQYELGRITFTAAEHDRDSPYNTYKRKGLPPTPIANPGDEAIKAVLNPTPGDWIYWIAMNPQETRFAATWDEHLKNVQEWCTGQGKGFDQKAGQCK from the coding sequence ATGACTGATCTGGGTGGGGGCTACAACCCCCGAGGCTCCCAGCCGTGGCACCCAGGCGACCCCGGGTACGGCGGTCAGCAGGCGGACACCTGGCAGCAGCAGGCTCAGCAGCCGGGCCCGTACGGCCAGCAGCAGGGCTTCCCACAGCAGCAGAATCCCCAGCAGCAGCAGCAGCCTTGGCCGCAGGGCCCGTACGGCCAGCAGCAGGGCTACCCACAGCAGCAGAACCCGTACGGCCAGGGCCAGTACGGGCAGCAGCAGGGCTACCCGCAGCAGCAGAACCCCCAGCAGCAGGCCTGGCCGCAGCAGCAGCAGTTCGTGCAGCAGCCGCGACCCCAGCAGGCCATGCGGCCGCAGGCGCCGCAGCCGCAGGTCCCGCAGCCCTCGGGCCCCGGCCCGGACGGCATCGACTGGGAGGCCGAGGCGGCGGCGCTGGACGCCCCCCGCGTCGAGCCGGAGGCCGAGCCGGAGCTGTGGGAGGAGGAGCCGGCCGACCACGTCGAGCCGGAGAGCGACTCCTTCTTCGGCGGGGACCAGGACACCTCCCGCGAGGCCGAGCGCAAGCGCAAGGAGAAGGGCAAGAAGTCGGGCCGCCGCAACAGCGGCGCCTGCCTGCTGGTCGCCCTGGTGCTGCTCGGCGGCGTGGGCGGCGCCGGCTGGTGGGGCTACGGCTTCTACCAGACCCATTTCGGCCCGCCGCCGGACTACTCCGGCGAGGGCAGCGGCTCGGTGAACGTCGAGATCAAGCCCGGCTCCACCGGCGAGGCGATGGGCGCGGCGCTGAAGGAGGCGGGCGTGGTCAAGAGCACCGCCGCCTTCGTCAGCGCCTTCAACAACAACCCCAAGGCCGCCACCATCCAGCCCGGCGCCTACACCATGCACCACCAGATGTCGGCGAAGGCCGCGGTGGCGCAGCTGGTCGAGTCGAACGGCGGCAACGCTCTCGTTATCCCCGAGGGCAAGAAGGCCGTCGACATCTACACGGCGATCGACACCAAGCTGAAGCTGCAGAAGGGGACCACCGCCAACGTCGCCAAGGACCAGGCGGCCGGCCTCGGCCTGCCGGCGTACGCGAACGGCAACCTGGAGGGCTTCCTCTACCCGACCCGGTACTCGGTCACCGATGGAATGAAGCCCGAGGACCTGCTCAAGCAGATGGTCGCCAACGCCAACCAGCACTACCAGGACCTCAAGCTCGACGAGGGCGCCCGGAAGATCGGCCTGAAGAGCGGCTACGAGGTCCTCATCGAGGCGAGCATCCTCCAGGCCGAGGGCAACAACTCGGCCGACTTCGGCAAGATGGCGCGGGCGATGTCCAACCGCCTCAACACCAACGCCGGGCCGCCCAAGGGGACCTGGGGCCGGCTCGAACTCGACACGACCCTGCAGTACGAGCTGGGGCGCATCACCTTCACGGCGGCGGAGCACGACCGGGACAGCCCGTACAACACGTACAAGAGGAAGGGCCTGCCGCCGACCCCGATCGCCAACCCCGGCGACGAGGCGATCAAGGCCGTCCTGAACCCGACTCCGGGCGACTGGATCTACTGGATCGCCATGAACCCGCAGGAGACCCGGTTCGCCGCCACCTGGGACGAGCACCTGAAGAACGTCCAGGAGTGGTGCACCGGCCAGGGCAAGGGCTTCGACCAGAAGGCCGGTCAGTGCAAGTGA
- the aroB gene encoding 3-dehydroquinate synthase has product MTDTVTIHVGGSAGHDPYDVLIGRQLLGELGGLIGTQARRVAIIHPEALEATGEAIREDLAAEGYEAILLQVPNAEDAKSAEVAAYCWSVLGQTGFTRSDVVVGLGGGATTDLAGFVAATWLRGVRWISMPTTLLGMVDAAVGGKTGINIAEGKNMVGAFHPPVGVLADLATLDTVPKHDYVSGLAEVIKCGFIADPVILDLIEADPEGAKTPAGAHTVELIRRAIQVKADVVSGDLKEAGRREILNYGHTLGHAIERNERYKWRHGAAISIGMVFAAELGRLAGRLDDETADRHRTVLASVGLPLSYRADAWPKLLDAMKIDKKSRGDLLRFIVLDGLAKTSVLEGPDPSLLVAAYAEVSS; this is encoded by the coding sequence ATGACTGACACCGTCACCATCCACGTCGGTGGCAGCGCCGGCCACGACCCGTACGACGTGCTGATCGGCCGTCAGCTGCTCGGTGAGCTGGGCGGGCTGATCGGCACCCAGGCCCGGCGGGTCGCGATCATCCACCCGGAGGCGCTGGAGGCCACCGGCGAGGCGATCCGCGAGGACCTCGCCGCCGAGGGCTACGAGGCGATCCTCCTCCAGGTCCCCAACGCCGAGGACGCCAAGAGCGCCGAGGTCGCCGCGTACTGCTGGTCGGTGCTCGGCCAGACCGGCTTCACCCGCAGCGACGTCGTCGTGGGCCTGGGCGGCGGCGCGACCACCGACCTGGCCGGCTTCGTGGCGGCCACCTGGCTGCGCGGGGTGCGCTGGATCTCCATGCCCACCACGCTGCTCGGCATGGTCGACGCGGCCGTCGGCGGCAAGACCGGCATCAACATCGCCGAGGGCAAGAACATGGTCGGCGCCTTCCACCCGCCGGTGGGCGTCCTCGCCGACCTGGCGACGCTGGACACCGTCCCCAAGCACGACTACGTCTCCGGACTGGCCGAGGTCATCAAGTGCGGCTTCATCGCCGACCCGGTGATCCTCGACCTGATCGAGGCCGACCCCGAGGGCGCCAAGACCCCGGCGGGCGCGCACACCGTCGAGCTGATCCGGCGGGCCATCCAGGTCAAGGCCGACGTGGTCTCCGGCGACCTCAAGGAGGCCGGCCGCCGGGAGATCCTCAACTACGGGCACACCCTGGGCCACGCCATCGAGCGCAACGAGCGCTACAAGTGGCGGCACGGCGCCGCGATCTCGATCGGTATGGTCTTCGCCGCCGAACTGGGCCGCCTGGCGGGCCGCCTGGACGACGAGACGGCCGACCGGCACCGAACCGTCCTCGCCTCGGTCGGTCTGCCGCTGAGCTACCGCGCGGACGCCTGGCCGAAGCTGCTGGACGCCATGAAGATCGACAAGAAGTCGCGCGGCGACCTGCTGCGCTTCATCGTCCTGGACGGCCTCGCCAAGACCTCCGTCCTGGAGGGCCCGGACCCGTCGCTGCTGGTCGCGGCGTACGCGGAGGTCTCGTCATGA
- a CDS encoding DUF3995 domain-containing protein, which translates to MKRRTAATAVAAVLAGDALLHLYWATGRTWPGQDTVELSQLILNTDVPFTKPVLLPLATLLLGASATVLAQGGALKLPAPPAALTWGTRAVAGGMLLRGLAGVVWATGLGADVHSRFYLINLVLYTPLCLGGAALAWRAARRTA; encoded by the coding sequence ATGAAGCGTCGAACCGCCGCCACCGCCGTCGCAGCCGTCCTGGCCGGGGACGCCCTGCTGCACCTCTACTGGGCCACCGGCCGGACCTGGCCCGGCCAGGACACCGTGGAGCTCTCCCAGCTGATCCTGAACACCGACGTGCCGTTCACCAAGCCCGTACTGCTGCCTCTGGCCACCCTGCTGCTCGGGGCCTCGGCCACCGTGCTGGCCCAGGGCGGCGCCCTGAAGCTGCCCGCACCGCCCGCCGCGCTGACGTGGGGGACGCGGGCGGTGGCGGGCGGGATGCTGCTGCGCGGCCTCGCCGGGGTGGTCTGGGCCACCGGGCTCGGCGCGGACGTCCACTCGCGCTTCTACCTGATCAACCTGGTGCTCTACACGCCGCTCTGCCTGGGCGGCGCGGCGCTGGCCTGGCGTGCGGCGCGGCGGACCGCCTGA
- the aroC gene encoding chorismate synthase: MGTLRWLTAGESHGPALVATLEGLPAGVPVTTEMVADALARRRLGYGRGARMKFEQDEVTFLGGVRHGLTMGSPVAIMVGNTEWPKWEQVMSADPVDPEILAGLARNEALTRPRPGHADLAGMQKYSIDEARPILERASARETAARVALGAVARSYLKETCGIELVSHVVELAAAKAPAGVLPLPSDEARLDEDPVRCLDADASKRMVAEIDQAHKDGDTLGGVVEVLAYGLPPGLGSHVHWDRRLDARLAAALMGIQAIKGVEVGDGFELARIPGSQAHDEIIPTPDGVKRTSGRSGGTEGGLSTGELLRVRAAMKPIATVPRALQTLDVRTGEPAKAHHQRSDVCAVPAAGIVAEAMVALVLADAVSEKFGGDNVSETRRNVQGYLDNLIVR, translated from the coding sequence TTGGGTACGTTGCGCTGGCTGACGGCGGGGGAGTCGCACGGCCCCGCACTGGTCGCGACGCTGGAGGGCCTGCCGGCCGGTGTGCCGGTGACCACCGAGATGGTGGCCGACGCGCTGGCCCGTCGGCGGCTCGGCTACGGCCGCGGTGCCCGGATGAAGTTCGAGCAGGACGAGGTCACCTTCCTCGGCGGTGTGCGGCACGGCCTGACCATGGGCAGCCCGGTCGCGATCATGGTCGGCAACACCGAGTGGCCCAAGTGGGAGCAGGTCATGTCGGCCGACCCGGTCGACCCCGAGATCCTGGCCGGCCTGGCCCGTAACGAGGCGCTGACCCGCCCGCGCCCCGGCCACGCCGACCTGGCCGGCATGCAGAAGTACTCGATCGACGAGGCCCGCCCGATCCTGGAGCGCGCCAGCGCCCGCGAGACGGCCGCCCGCGTGGCCCTCGGCGCGGTCGCACGCTCCTACCTCAAGGAGACCTGCGGCATCGAGCTGGTCTCGCACGTGGTCGAGCTGGCCGCCGCCAAGGCCCCGGCCGGTGTGCTGCCGCTCCCCTCCGACGAGGCCCGCCTCGACGAGGACCCGGTGCGCTGTCTGGACGCCGACGCCTCGAAGCGGATGGTCGCCGAGATCGACCAGGCCCACAAGGACGGCGACACCCTCGGCGGCGTGGTCGAGGTGCTCGCGTACGGTCTCCCGCCGGGCCTCGGCTCCCATGTGCACTGGGACCGCCGCCTGGACGCCCGGCTCGCCGCCGCGCTGATGGGCATCCAGGCGATCAAGGGCGTCGAGGTCGGCGACGGCTTCGAGCTGGCCCGGATCCCCGGCTCGCAGGCGCACGACGAGATCATCCCGACCCCGGACGGCGTCAAGCGCACCTCCGGCCGCTCCGGCGGCACCGAGGGCGGCCTCTCCACCGGCGAGCTGCTGCGCGTGCGCGCCGCCATGAAGCCGATCGCCACCGTCCCGCGCGCCCTGCAGACCCTGGACGTGCGCACCGGCGAGCCCGCCAAGGCGCACCACCAGCGCTCGGACGTCTGCGCCGTCCCGGCCGCCGGCATCGTCGCCGAGGCGATGGTCGCGCTGGTGCTGGCCGATGCGGTGAGCGAGAAGTTCGGCGGCGACAACGTCTCCGAGACCCGCCGCAACGTGCAGGGGTACCTCGACAACCTGATCGTCCGCTGA
- a CDS encoding AAA family ATPase has product MTQYAAGGQVPPRPPVPPPGYPVQPAGAHPPYPQPPGARPHLTAPSAAVPPGATGHFLLPTGAPVQLPAHAVQQQAPVGPLAVLLIGPAGAGKTTVARHWAERRPTATAHISLDDVREWVQSGFANPQSGWNNASEAQYRLARRTCGFACRNYLANGISCIIDDAVFPDRPAIGLGGWKRHIGPGMIPVVLLPGLDSVLARNARRSGNRRLTDEEVARIHGRMAGWYSSGLPIIDNSQLDVTATAAALDQVIMSRLAARPVG; this is encoded by the coding sequence GTGACGCAGTACGCAGCGGGAGGGCAGGTGCCGCCGCGACCGCCGGTGCCGCCGCCCGGTTACCCCGTACAGCCCGCGGGCGCACACCCGCCGTACCCGCAGCCGCCCGGCGCGCGTCCCCACCTGACGGCGCCCAGCGCGGCCGTCCCGCCGGGCGCTACCGGCCACTTCCTGCTTCCGACGGGTGCGCCGGTGCAGCTCCCGGCGCACGCGGTGCAGCAGCAGGCGCCCGTCGGCCCGCTCGCGGTGCTGCTGATCGGCCCGGCGGGTGCGGGCAAGACGACCGTCGCCCGGCACTGGGCGGAGCGCCGCCCGACCGCGACCGCGCACATCAGCCTGGACGACGTGCGCGAGTGGGTGCAGTCCGGCTTCGCCAACCCGCAGTCCGGCTGGAACAACGCCTCCGAGGCGCAGTACCGGCTGGCCCGCCGCACCTGCGGCTTCGCGTGCCGCAACTACCTCGCCAACGGCATCTCCTGCATCATCGACGACGCGGTCTTCCCGGACCGCCCGGCGATCGGCCTGGGCGGCTGGAAGCGGCACATCGGGCCGGGCATGATCCCGGTCGTGCTGCTGCCCGGCCTGGACTCCGTGCTCGCCCGTAACGCCCGGCGCAGCGGCAACCGCCGGCTCACGGACGAGGAGGTCGCCCGGATCCACGGGCGGATGGCCGGCTGGTACAGCTCCGGGCTGCCGATCATCGACAACTCCCAGCTGGACGTCACCGCCACGGCCGCCGCCCTCGACCAGGTGATCATGTCCCGGCTGGCGGCCCGTCCGGTCGGCTGA
- the mltG gene encoding endolytic transglycosylase MltG gives MTDPYTTPGLTPGHLGAPPTEPEGRPPGQPYAVGPPDLRRLRSGLACCLSVLVLLAVLGGVALVGYLWWPRDEGPAADFAGGGGPDTVQVSVAQGATLTQIGQVLMKDGVVASTRAFTEAAALSAVAKRIQPGTYTLHRKMSAASALNVLLDPANANALTIPEGRRAEQIYAALDDKLKLPAGTAQSTAKQHAAELGLPGYTHGNAEGFLFPATYPVTGETTVLGLLRQMVAQAGKVFGSDGVEGAADANGQSPYGVVTIASLVQGESDNPEDMAKVARVVYNRLAKGMPLQLDSAINYALGRATLTTTETDTKLDSPFNTYLHTGLPPTPIANPGRDAIQAATRPAEGDWLYFVTVRPGDTRFTDSFEQQQKNVEEFNAYQAEQGSSPSASSH, from the coding sequence TTGACCGATCCGTACACCACCCCGGGCCTGACGCCCGGTCACCTGGGCGCACCGCCGACGGAGCCCGAGGGACGGCCGCCCGGGCAGCCGTACGCCGTCGGGCCGCCCGATCTGCGGCGGCTGCGCAGCGGGCTGGCCTGCTGCCTGAGTGTGCTGGTCCTGCTGGCGGTGCTCGGCGGTGTCGCGCTGGTGGGGTATCTCTGGTGGCCGAGGGACGAGGGGCCGGCCGCCGACTTCGCGGGCGGTGGTGGCCCGGACACCGTCCAGGTCTCCGTCGCCCAGGGCGCCACGCTGACCCAGATCGGCCAGGTGCTCATGAAGGACGGCGTGGTGGCCAGCACCAGGGCCTTCACCGAGGCGGCGGCCCTGAGCGCGGTGGCCAAGCGGATCCAGCCCGGTACGTACACGCTGCACAGGAAGATGTCGGCGGCCTCGGCGCTGAACGTCCTGCTCGACCCTGCCAACGCCAACGCGCTGACCATCCCGGAGGGCCGGCGGGCCGAGCAGATCTACGCCGCCCTCGACGACAAGCTGAAACTGCCGGCGGGCACCGCGCAGAGCACCGCGAAGCAGCACGCCGCCGAGCTTGGCCTGCCCGGCTACACGCACGGCAACGCGGAGGGCTTCCTCTTCCCCGCCACCTACCCCGTCACCGGCGAGACCACCGTGCTCGGCCTGCTCCGGCAGATGGTCGCGCAGGCCGGCAAGGTCTTCGGCTCCGACGGCGTCGAGGGCGCCGCGGACGCCAACGGCCAGAGCCCGTACGGAGTCGTCACCATCGCCAGCCTGGTGCAGGGGGAGTCGGACAACCCGGAGGACATGGCCAAGGTCGCCAGGGTGGTCTACAACCGCCTGGCCAAGGGCATGCCGCTGCAGCTCGACTCGGCCATCAACTACGCCCTCGGCCGTGCCACGCTGACCACCACCGAAACCGACACCAAGCTGGACTCGCCCTTCAACACCTACCTCCACACCGGCCTGCCGCCGACCCCGATCGCCAACCCCGGGCGGGACGCGATCCAGGCGGCCACCCGCCCCGCGGAGGGGGACTGGCTCTACTTCGTCACCGTGAGGCCGGGCGACACCCGCTTCACCGACAGCTTCGAGCAGCAGCAGAAGAACGTCGAGGAGTTCAACGCCTACCAGGCCGAGCAGGGTTCCTCACCCAGCGCCAGCAGCCACTGA
- a CDS encoding Fpg/Nei family DNA glycosylase: MPEGHIIHRLAAENFKTFGDRPARVSSPQGRFAEGAAMIDGQLLAEAEAHGKHLFLGFEAGAWLHIHLGLYGGFTFGSGPAPDPVGLIRLRLENDEAYADLRGPNTCELLTPAEKAAVHARLGPDPLRPDAAPAAAWQRVSRSGSTIAALLMDQKVLAGVGNVYRAEVLFRLGINPHRPGRDLTRAEWDAIWADLVALMHDGVGAGRIDTVRPEHTPEAMGRPPRVDDHGGEVYVYRRAAMPCLVCGAEVRTETHAARNLFWCPSCQQR, from the coding sequence GTGCCCGAAGGCCACATCATCCACCGCCTGGCCGCCGAGAACTTCAAGACCTTCGGTGACCGCCCCGCCCGCGTCTCCAGCCCGCAGGGCCGCTTCGCCGAGGGTGCCGCGATGATCGACGGCCAGCTGCTGGCCGAGGCGGAGGCCCACGGCAAGCACCTCTTCCTCGGCTTCGAGGCGGGGGCCTGGCTGCACATCCACCTCGGTCTGTACGGCGGTTTCACCTTCGGCTCCGGCCCGGCACCCGACCCGGTCGGGCTGATCCGGCTGCGCCTGGAGAACGACGAGGCGTACGCGGACCTGCGCGGCCCCAACACCTGCGAGCTGCTCACCCCCGCCGAGAAGGCGGCCGTACACGCGCGCCTCGGCCCCGACCCGCTGCGCCCCGACGCCGCGCCCGCCGCCGCCTGGCAGCGGGTCTCCCGCAGCGGCAGCACGATAGCCGCCCTGCTGATGGACCAGAAGGTGCTGGCCGGCGTCGGGAACGTCTACCGCGCCGAGGTGCTCTTCCGCCTGGGCATCAACCCGCACCGGCCCGGGCGCGACCTCACCCGGGCCGAGTGGGACGCCATCTGGGCCGACCTGGTCGCGCTGATGCACGACGGCGTCGGCGCCGGGCGGATCGACACCGTCCGCCCCGAACACACCCCCGAGGCGATGGGCCGGCCGCCCCGGGTCGACGACCACGGCGGCGAGGTGTACGTCTACCGCCGTGCGGCCATGCCCTGCCTGGTCTGCGGTGCGGAGGTGCGCACCGAGACGCACGCCGCGCGCAACCTCTTCTGGTGCCCCAGCTGCCAGCAGCGCTGA
- a CDS encoding shikimate dehydrogenase, which yields MTTQRRAAVLGSPIAHSLSPVLHRAGFAALGLFDWRYDRFEVDEAALPAFVADLGAEWAGLSLTMPLKRAIIPLLDEVSETALAVDAVNTVVFGPDGRRSGDNTDVPGLVNALRERGIERVESAAVLGAGATASSALAALARICTGEVTAYVRSAERAAEMRALGERLGLTLRTAAWERAAEALATPLTISTTPAGATDSFAAAVPDTPGVLFDVLYHPWPTKLVSACAERGATVLGGLDLLVHQAVLQFERFTGAVPGPLAAMRAAGEAALAGS from the coding sequence GTGACCACACAGCGTCGCGCCGCCGTGCTCGGCTCGCCGATCGCCCACTCCCTTTCCCCGGTGCTGCACCGGGCCGGGTTCGCCGCGCTGGGCCTGTTCGACTGGCGCTACGACCGCTTCGAGGTGGACGAGGCGGCGCTGCCCGCCTTCGTCGCGGACCTCGGCGCGGAGTGGGCGGGGCTGTCGCTCACCATGCCGCTGAAGCGGGCGATCATCCCGCTGCTGGACGAGGTCAGCGAGACGGCGCTGGCGGTGGACGCGGTCAACACCGTGGTGTTTGGCCCGGACGGTCGGCGCAGCGGCGACAACACCGATGTCCCCGGTCTGGTGAACGCGCTGCGCGAGCGTGGGATCGAGCGGGTGGAGTCGGCTGCCGTGCTCGGCGCGGGTGCCACCGCGTCCTCGGCGCTGGCCGCGCTGGCCCGGATCTGCACCGGCGAGGTGACAGCGTATGTGCGAAGTGCTGAACGAGCCGCCGAGATGCGCGCCCTCGGAGAGCGCCTCGGTCTGACCCTTCGGACGGCCGCCTGGGAGCGCGCGGCGGAGGCCCTCGCGACCCCGCTGACGATCTCCACCACCCCTGCCGGGGCCACTGATTCCTTCGCCGCCGCGGTGCCCGACACGCCCGGCGTGCTGTTCGACGTGCTGTACCACCCGTGGCCAACGAAGCTGGTCAGCGCATGTGCGGAGCGCGGCGCGACGGTGCTCGGCGGGCTCGATCTGCTGGTGCACCAGGCAGTGCTCCAGTTCGAACGGTTCACCGGCGCGGTGCCCGGACCGCTGGCGGCGATGCGTGCGGCCGGCGAGGCGGCGCTCGCCGGGAGCTGA
- the aroQ gene encoding type II 3-dehydroquinate dehydratase has protein sequence MTRVLVLNGPNLGRLGSREPDVYGATSYTGLVERCTALGKEFGFEVEVKETNSEQQMVEWLHRAADERTPVVINPGAFTHYSYAMRDAAAQRTAPLIEVHISNPYAREEFRHTSVIAAVASGTIAGFGIGSYELALRAIAEQLTTR, from the coding sequence ATGACCCGGGTGCTGGTGCTCAACGGCCCCAACCTCGGCCGCCTCGGCAGCCGGGAGCCGGACGTCTACGGCGCCACCTCCTACACCGGCCTGGTCGAGCGCTGCACCGCGCTCGGCAAGGAGTTCGGCTTCGAGGTCGAGGTCAAGGAGACCAACTCCGAGCAGCAGATGGTCGAGTGGCTGCACCGGGCGGCGGACGAGCGCACCCCCGTGGTGATCAACCCGGGCGCGTTCACGCACTACTCGTACGCGATGCGGGACGCCGCGGCCCAGCGGACCGCCCCGCTGATCGAGGTGCACATCTCCAACCCGTACGCCCGCGAGGAGTTCCGCCACACCTCGGTGATCGCCGCCGTGGCCTCCGGCACCATCGCCGGCTTCGGCATCGGCTCGTACGAGCTGGCCCTGCGCGCCATCGCCGAGCAGCTGACGACGCGCTGA